One Aquisalimonas asiatica DNA window includes the following coding sequences:
- a CDS encoding DUF3429 domain-containing protein, producing the protein MTDTVAAPGHGLERRARNAAVALGLAGALPFLGLALGVWLLPSAQGTWALGALIAYGAVILSFLGGIHWGLALQGGVPRVFVISVIPSLLAWVALLLPPTLALSLLTVCLVAQLALDLRIRMAPWFRVLRAVLTAAAAGSLLLASMAPATA; encoded by the coding sequence ATGACTGACACGGTGGCCGCGCCCGGGCACGGACTCGAGCGCCGGGCGCGCAATGCGGCCGTCGCCCTCGGGCTTGCGGGCGCACTCCCGTTCCTGGGGCTTGCACTGGGCGTGTGGTTACTGCCCTCGGCCCAGGGCACCTGGGCGCTGGGGGCCCTGATCGCCTACGGCGCGGTGATTCTCTCCTTTCTCGGTGGCATCCACTGGGGGCTGGCGCTCCAGGGCGGCGTGCCGCGGGTCTTCGTGATCAGCGTCATTCCGTCGCTGCTGGCATGGGTCGCGCTGCTGCTACCCCCGACACTGGCTCTGAGCCTGCTGACCGTCTGCCTCGTCGCCCAGCTTGCACTGGACCTGCGCATCCGCATGGCCCCGTGGTTCCGTGTGCTACGCGCCGTGCTCACCGCTGCCGCAGCAGGCAGCCTGTTACTGGCCTCCATGGCGCCCGCCACGGCATGA
- a CDS encoding GNAT family N-acetyltransferase, with the protein MSNSDTASIRPALPDDAPRLVALQAAYLLGEGGQGQADSASGFLVSGYDEDRYRHFAAVADHFYVGEEDGRVIAFVLAMNSERIAEATPGHQVNHWLLEQYPRPFTLISQVCVAPEAASGGWGRELYNVVRQLAAGRPQFAAIVLDPPNEPSVRFHERVGFHKAFETVGHDGRPRGIWARDLPGCPQS; encoded by the coding sequence ATGAGCAACAGCGATACCGCATCCATTCGTCCGGCGCTGCCGGATGACGCCCCCCGCCTGGTCGCGCTTCAGGCCGCCTACCTGCTCGGCGAGGGTGGCCAGGGGCAGGCCGACAGTGCGTCCGGGTTTCTGGTTTCCGGTTACGACGAGGACCGCTATCGGCACTTTGCGGCGGTGGCGGATCACTTCTACGTGGGCGAGGAGGACGGTCGCGTCATCGCGTTCGTGCTGGCGATGAACAGTGAGCGCATCGCCGAGGCCACCCCCGGCCACCAGGTCAACCACTGGCTGCTGGAGCAGTATCCGCGGCCGTTCACGTTGATCAGCCAGGTGTGCGTGGCGCCGGAGGCCGCATCCGGCGGCTGGGGGCGGGAGCTGTACAACGTCGTCCGGCAGCTCGCGGCCGGGCGGCCGCAGTTTGCGGCCATCGTGCTGGATCCGCCCAATGAGCCGTCGGTGCGGTTCCACGAACGGGTGGGCTTTCACAAGGCCTTCGAGACGGTGGGGCACGACGGCCGTCCGCGGGGCATCTGGGCGCGCGATCTGCCGGGGTGTCCGCAGTCATGA
- a CDS encoding acyl-CoA synthetase, giving the protein MPYAVDWLDRRARLSPGATALVDAASGQRISYAEWNAAANRTARYLGKQLGVAKGDRVAVLAGNSVAYLDVWFACNKTGAILQNLNWRLAESELVQLIEDAAPTVLFYGADFVDAVTRLREAPGAKSVQHWVALDGAKVTGDPEITLRDVESAETPPLPRLTHDDPWVICYTGGTTGLPKGAILTHGNIAWNAINTQASWEITRDDTAILNAPLFHTGALNVFTAPLVHAGGCSVVCTGFDANQVFDLIESGGVNLFFGVPTMFSMLQEHPRWDTADFSPLKLVISGGAPCPMPVFERFWARGVDFKTGYGLTEAGPNTFWLPPEQVRGKPGAVGYPLFHVEVQLRETQTGEVVTAPDVTGELLIRGPHRTPGYWNRPDATAAAIDPDGWLHTGDLARFDGDGAYTIVGRLKDMFISGGENVYPAEIENVLHGHPEVADAAVFGVSDRTWGEVGCAVIVPVAGTALQARTLRPWLKERLARYKVPRRIEFVDALPTTGAGKIDKRRLQERFEDE; this is encoded by the coding sequence ATGCCTTATGCCGTGGACTGGCTGGATCGACGTGCCCGGCTGAGCCCCGGGGCGACGGCCCTGGTGGACGCCGCCAGTGGACAGCGGATCAGCTACGCCGAGTGGAATGCCGCCGCCAACCGTACGGCCCGTTACCTTGGCAAGCAGCTCGGCGTCGCCAAGGGAGACCGCGTTGCCGTACTGGCGGGTAACTCCGTGGCGTATCTGGACGTCTGGTTCGCCTGCAACAAGACCGGCGCCATCCTGCAGAACCTCAACTGGCGGCTGGCCGAATCCGAGCTGGTGCAGCTTATCGAGGATGCTGCGCCCACCGTGCTCTTCTATGGCGCCGATTTCGTCGACGCCGTCACCCGGCTGCGCGAGGCCCCCGGGGCGAAGTCCGTTCAGCATTGGGTCGCCCTCGACGGTGCCAAGGTGACAGGTGACCCGGAAATCACACTACGCGATGTGGAGTCGGCGGAGACGCCGCCGCTGCCGCGGCTCACCCATGATGACCCGTGGGTGATCTGCTACACCGGTGGCACCACCGGGTTGCCCAAGGGGGCGATCCTGACCCACGGTAATATCGCCTGGAACGCGATCAACACCCAGGCAAGTTGGGAGATCACCCGTGATGACACCGCCATTCTCAATGCACCGCTCTTTCACACCGGGGCGCTGAATGTCTTCACCGCCCCGCTGGTGCACGCCGGTGGCTGCAGCGTGGTCTGCACCGGTTTTGACGCCAACCAGGTCTTTGACCTGATCGAAAGCGGCGGGGTGAACCTGTTCTTCGGCGTACCGACCATGTTCTCCATGCTGCAGGAGCACCCGCGCTGGGACACGGCCGACTTCTCGCCACTGAAACTGGTGATCAGCGGTGGCGCACCCTGCCCAATGCCGGTTTTCGAGCGGTTCTGGGCCCGCGGCGTGGACTTCAAGACCGGATACGGGCTGACCGAGGCGGGGCCCAACACGTTCTGGCTGCCGCCGGAGCAGGTTCGGGGGAAACCCGGGGCGGTGGGCTATCCGCTGTTCCATGTGGAGGTGCAGCTCCGGGAGACGCAGACGGGGGAGGTCGTCACCGCCCCGGATGTTACCGGCGAGCTGCTGATCCGCGGCCCCCATCGCACGCCGGGGTACTGGAACCGGCCCGATGCCACGGCGGCGGCCATCGACCCGGATGGCTGGCTCCACACCGGCGACCTGGCGCGCTTCGACGGTGATGGCGCCTACACCATCGTCGGCCGGCTCAAGGACATGTTCATCTCCGGCGGCGAGAACGTCTATCCGGCGGAGATCGAGAACGTGCTGCACGGCCATCCTGAGGTGGCCGATGCCGCGGTGTTTGGTGTGTCCGACCGGACCTGGGGCGAGGTGGGCTGTGCGGTGATCGTGCCCGTGGCCGGGACGGCGCTGCAGGCGCGCACCCTGCGGCCCTGGCTCAAGGAGCGTCTGGCGCGCTACAAGGTCCCGCGCCGCATCGAGTTCGTCGACGCCCTGCCCACCACCGGCGCCGGCAAGATCGACAAGCGCAGGCTCCAGGAGCGTTTCGAGGACGAGTAA
- the phaP gene encoding TIGR01841 family phasin (Members of this family are phasins (small proteins associated with inclusions such as PHA granules). Note that several different families of phasins have been named PhaP despite very little sequence similarity to each other.): MYTEMFEKTNAQVEQMLNPVRKAQSSMLDHVARLADFQVEAVKHYSELSIDNLRALKDINDPQSLQAYVTKQTEVAKSLGEKVTADMNEFVKINRGFAEELQKLAQDGVTAASEQAKQQTKQAVSAVENASASAAKETGAASSSSSSSSSKKSA, translated from the coding sequence ATGTATACCGAGATGTTCGAGAAGACCAATGCGCAGGTCGAACAGATGCTGAACCCTGTGCGCAAGGCCCAGAGCTCCATGCTCGACCACGTGGCCCGCCTTGCCGACTTCCAGGTGGAAGCGGTGAAGCACTATTCGGAGCTGAGTATCGACAACCTGCGCGCCCTGAAGGACATCAACGATCCCCAGAGCCTGCAGGCGTACGTCACCAAGCAGACCGAGGTCGCCAAGTCCCTGGGCGAGAAGGTGACGGCGGACATGAACGAGTTCGTCAAGATCAATCGCGGTTTTGCCGAAGAGCTGCAGAAACTGGCTCAGGACGGCGTCACCGCGGCATCCGAGCAGGCCAAACAGCAGACCAAACAGGCTGTTTCCGCTGTCGAGAACGCCTCTGCCAGCGCCGCCAAGGAGACGGGTGCTGCCAGCTCGAGCTCCAGCAGCTCCAGCTCGAAGAAGAGCGCCTGA
- a CDS encoding potassium/proton antiporter — protein sequence MELTNQIILVGGLLLVASILASVISSRIGAPLLLVFLVIGMLVGEEGPGGVAFDDFQAAHLIGSLALAVILFDGGLRTRVASFRVGLRPALVLATLGVVATVTITGLLTAWIFDLPLMVGLLIGAIVGSTDAAAVFYLLHAHGLELKERIGATLEIESGSNDPMAIFLTIAFIEIILGQQDSMGLGLVLEFAQQMGLGGIIGVLGGLALVSSVNRIPLTPGLYPLLAISGALLIFGLAAFIGGSGFLAVYLAGILLGNRRLQSAQNIRRFHDGMAWLAQIVMFLMLGLLITPSDLLGVAPQALVVAALLLFVARPLAVALSLLPFRFPLKEQAFIGWVGLRGAVPILLGLFPLLAGVEDAGTYFNIAFFVVLLSLVLQGWTVAPVARWLELDVPPRSRVVHRLELDLPGQVEYEMVGYHLAADSPALYKVVQRLRLPRSSQIVSLIRDERLIRQFQDEILREGDYLYVLTTPQSLPDLDRVFVAAHGPARLEEHAFFGDFVLNGDTPLAALSSAYDLRIPNQAREDETVGEYLRRLFKQRAVVGDRVKLNNMEFVVRAMEGGRITQVGLKIGRTTGERPHGK from the coding sequence TTGGAACTGACCAATCAGATCATCCTGGTCGGCGGGCTGTTGCTCGTGGCGAGTATCCTCGCGAGCGTCATCTCCAGCCGGATCGGTGCGCCCCTGCTGCTGGTCTTCCTGGTGATCGGCATGCTGGTGGGCGAAGAGGGCCCCGGCGGGGTCGCTTTCGATGATTTCCAGGCGGCCCACCTGATCGGCAGTCTGGCGCTGGCCGTGATCCTCTTCGACGGTGGCCTGCGCACCCGGGTCGCCAGTTTCCGCGTTGGCCTGCGCCCGGCCCTGGTGCTCGCCACCCTCGGGGTCGTGGCCACCGTTACCATCACCGGCCTGCTCACGGCCTGGATCTTCGATCTCCCCCTCATGGTCGGGCTACTGATCGGCGCCATCGTGGGGTCCACCGACGCCGCCGCCGTGTTCTACCTGCTCCACGCCCACGGTCTCGAGCTGAAGGAGCGCATCGGCGCCACCCTGGAGATCGAGTCCGGCAGCAACGACCCCATGGCGATCTTCCTGACCATCGCCTTCATCGAGATCATTCTCGGGCAGCAGGACAGCATGGGACTCGGGCTGGTCCTGGAGTTTGCCCAGCAGATGGGACTGGGGGGCATCATCGGCGTGCTCGGCGGGCTGGCGCTGGTCTCGTCGGTCAACCGTATCCCCCTGACACCGGGCCTGTATCCGCTGCTGGCCATCTCCGGCGCGCTGCTGATCTTCGGACTGGCCGCTTTCATTGGCGGCAGCGGTTTTCTGGCCGTGTACCTGGCGGGCATCCTGCTTGGCAACCGGCGGCTACAGAGTGCGCAGAACATCCGCCGGTTCCACGACGGAATGGCGTGGCTGGCACAGATCGTCATGTTTCTCATGCTGGGGCTGCTGATCACACCGTCGGACCTGCTGGGCGTGGCCCCGCAGGCCCTGGTGGTCGCCGCCCTGCTGCTGTTCGTCGCCCGCCCGCTGGCCGTGGCCCTGTCGCTGCTGCCGTTCCGGTTCCCGCTCAAGGAGCAGGCGTTCATCGGCTGGGTGGGGCTGCGCGGGGCGGTGCCGATCCTGCTGGGGCTGTTCCCGCTGCTCGCCGGCGTCGAGGATGCCGGAACCTACTTCAATATCGCGTTCTTCGTGGTGCTGCTGTCACTGGTCCTGCAGGGCTGGACCGTCGCGCCCGTGGCCCGCTGGCTGGAGCTGGACGTTCCGCCCCGCTCGCGGGTGGTGCACCGGCTGGAGCTGGACCTGCCCGGTCAGGTGGAGTACGAGATGGTGGGCTACCATCTGGCCGCGGACAGCCCGGCCCTGTACAAGGTGGTGCAGCGGCTGCGCCTGCCGCGCAGCAGTCAGATTGTCTCGCTGATCCGGGACGAGCGCCTGATCCGGCAGTTCCAGGACGAGATCCTGCGCGAAGGCGACTACCTGTACGTGCTCACGACACCGCAGTCCCTGCCCGACCTGGACCGGGTATTCGTTGCCGCACACGGGCCGGCACGCCTTGAAGAACATGCATTCTTCGGCGATTTCGTACTGAACGGGGATACGCCGCTGGCGGCACTCTCGAGCGCCTACGACCTGAGAATCCCCAATCAGGCCCGCGAGGACGAGACCGTGGGCGAGTACCTGCGACGGCTGTTCAAACAGCGCGCCGTGGTCGGGGACCGCGTCAAGCTGAACAACATGGAGTTCGTGGTCCGCGCCATGGAGGGTGGCCGCATCACCCAGGTCGGCCTGAAAATCGGCCGCACAACCGGTGAGCGCCCCCACGGAAAATAG
- the folE gene encoding GTP cyclohydrolase I FolE — protein sequence MSIDDMTASFEQIIRSVGEDVTRDGLEKTPERAAQAFAFLTEGYNQNLQELVNGAIFPSDNDEMVIVRDVEFYSLCEHHLLPFIGRANVAYIPNGKVIGLSKIARIIDMYARRFQIQENMTKEIADAVMSVTDAKGVAVHITANHLCMMMRGVGKQNSSMSTSVMLGTFRDSQPTRNEFLQLIRG from the coding sequence ATGAGCATTGACGACATGACCGCATCGTTCGAACAGATCATCCGTTCGGTCGGTGAAGACGTAACCCGGGACGGTCTGGAGAAAACGCCGGAACGCGCGGCGCAGGCGTTCGCCTTCCTCACCGAAGGCTACAACCAGAATCTCCAGGAGCTGGTCAACGGCGCCATTTTCCCGTCCGATAACGACGAGATGGTCATCGTGCGCGACGTGGAATTCTACTCGCTGTGCGAACACCACCTGCTGCCGTTCATCGGCCGCGCGAACGTGGCCTACATCCCCAACGGCAAGGTGATCGGCCTGTCCAAGATCGCGCGAATCATCGACATGTACGCGCGACGGTTCCAGATCCAGGAGAACATGACCAAGGAGATCGCGGACGCGGTCATGAGCGTCACCGACGCCAAAGGGGTCGCCGTGCACATCACCGCCAACCACCTCTGCATGATGATGCGCGGTGTCGGCAAGCAGAACTCCAGCATGAGCACGTCGGTGATGCTGGGGACGTTTCGCGATTCACAACCCACCCGGAACGAGTTTCTGCAGCTCATCCGCGGGTGA
- a CDS encoding DUF2058 domain-containing protein, translating into MSNSLRDQLMKSGLVDEKQARQADKEKRAQRKKAKGKGGRKGQPADPDAAARQAQVQQARAEKAERDRTLNQQREQQKKEKSAAAQIEDLLREHAISTRDGSIPFHFTRDGKVRKLEVTAEQQKRLSRGELAIVERKGRFHVVPSDVVPRLHERDATLFVAMVTAADLSSEDDDLYREFPIPDDLDW; encoded by the coding sequence ATGAGCAACTCACTACGCGATCAACTGATGAAGAGCGGCCTGGTGGACGAGAAACAGGCCCGCCAGGCAGACAAGGAAAAGCGCGCCCAGCGCAAGAAGGCCAAGGGCAAGGGCGGGCGCAAGGGACAACCGGCGGATCCGGACGCGGCCGCGCGCCAGGCGCAGGTTCAGCAGGCGCGCGCCGAGAAGGCCGAGCGGGACCGCACCCTGAACCAGCAGCGGGAGCAGCAGAAGAAGGAGAAGTCCGCGGCAGCCCAGATCGAGGACCTGCTGCGGGAGCATGCGATCTCCACCCGTGACGGCAGCATCCCCTTCCATTTCACCCGTGACGGCAAGGTGCGCAAGCTGGAGGTCACCGCCGAGCAGCAGAAGCGGCTGAGCCGGGGCGAGCTGGCAATCGTCGAGCGCAAGGGGCGTTTCCACGTGGTGCCATCCGATGTGGTGCCGCGGCTGCATGAGCGCGACGCGACCCTGTTCGTTGCCATGGTGACCGCCGCCGACCTCAGCAGCGAGGACGACGACCTCTACCGGGAGTTCCCCATCCCGGACGACCTGGACTGGTAG
- a CDS encoding ATP-binding protein: MTNRLEHFLARAEQLLERVEPLLPPADASPDWEASTAFRWRRRLGAGFLEAVPEPHAVALDALHNVTRQKALLDRNTRQFVQGLPANNALLWGARGTGKSSLVKALLHAHADAGLRLIEMDKSELVDLADVARLIRGRSERFIVFCDDLSFEGDDPGYKALKAMLDGSVSAAPENLLIYATSNRRHLVPEYMAENEEARNVDGEIHHGEAVEEKISLSERFGLWVSFHPFSQDAYLEIVQGWLQRFGIDDAPEAVREDALRFALERGSRSGRVAWQFARDWAGRRGLGE, from the coding sequence ATGACGAACCGGCTCGAACACTTCCTGGCGCGTGCCGAACAATTACTGGAGCGGGTGGAGCCCTTGTTGCCGCCCGCCGATGCGAGCCCGGACTGGGAGGCCAGCACCGCGTTCCGGTGGCGTCGCCGGCTGGGAGCCGGCTTTCTGGAAGCCGTCCCGGAGCCGCACGCGGTGGCCCTGGATGCATTGCACAACGTGACGCGGCAGAAGGCGCTGCTGGATCGCAACACCCGCCAGTTCGTCCAGGGGCTGCCAGCCAACAATGCACTGCTGTGGGGGGCTCGCGGCACGGGCAAGTCGTCACTGGTCAAGGCGCTGCTGCACGCCCACGCCGACGCCGGGCTGCGCCTGATCGAAATGGACAAGAGCGAACTGGTCGACCTGGCCGACGTGGCCAGGCTGATCCGCGGGCGCAGCGAACGCTTCATCGTATTCTGCGACGACCTCTCCTTCGAGGGCGACGACCCCGGCTACAAGGCGCTCAAGGCCATGCTGGACGGCTCGGTGAGCGCCGCCCCGGAGAACCTGCTCATCTACGCCACCTCCAACCGGCGCCACCTGGTGCCGGAGTACATGGCGGAGAACGAGGAAGCGCGCAACGTGGATGGAGAGATCCATCACGGCGAGGCGGTGGAGGAGAAGATCTCCCTGTCCGAGCGATTCGGGTTATGGGTCTCGTTCCACCCGTTCAGCCAGGACGCCTACCTGGAGATCGTGCAGGGCTGGCTGCAGCGCTTCGGCATCGACGACGCCCCTGAGGCCGTGCGCGAGGATGCGCTCCGCTTTGCCCTGGAACGGGGCTCGCGCAGCGGCCGCGTGGCGTGGCAGTTCGCCCGGGACTGGGCCGGGCGACGGGGGCTGGGGGAGTGA
- the folX gene encoding dihydroneopterin triphosphate 2'-epimerase, producing MSVAEQTLAPGNARVDSSMIRVKNLRLRTFVGLNEEEQQKRQDVVVNITIGYDAMRAATSDSPDHALNYRTITKQVIELVEENRFLLLEKLVHDIIQLIMEHPAADTVQVEVDKPHALRFADSVSLTMSAVRDD from the coding sequence ATGAGTGTGGCCGAACAGACGCTTGCGCCGGGCAATGCCCGGGTGGACAGCTCGATGATCCGCGTGAAGAACCTGCGGCTGCGGACGTTCGTCGGGCTGAACGAGGAGGAGCAGCAGAAGCGCCAGGATGTGGTGGTGAACATCACCATTGGCTACGACGCCATGCGCGCCGCCACCTCGGACTCCCCCGACCACGCCCTGAACTACCGCACCATCACCAAGCAGGTGATCGAGCTGGTTGAGGAAAACCGGTTTCTGCTCCTGGAGAAGCTGGTACACGACATCATCCAGCTGATCATGGAGCACCCGGCGGCCGATACCGTCCAGGTGGAGGTGGACAAACCCCATGCACTACGTTTTGCGGACTCCGTCTCCCTGACCATGTCGGCGGTGCGGGATGACTGA